The proteins below are encoded in one region of Polypterus senegalus isolate Bchr_013 chromosome 2, ASM1683550v1, whole genome shotgun sequence:
- the LOC120524167 gene encoding olfactory receptor 5F1-like, which translates to MSNATVFVSEFVLHCAINSEDRSFTVVALAIIYLVTLFGNLLVILVIILDPHLQTPMFFLIGTLAVIDLLNNTNLIPKMMALLLFDTSPVPYGACLVQMFLVFHLEIVESLLFTLMACDRYIAVIYPLRYPQLVTGRTVWAGILLSNVISGMAMTVYMVFVTELSFCHTNVLPYCFCDYATMVLVSCTENPKYLSLLSTTASTFGIGPLTIIFFSYSKIAHAALKISSAEGKKKVLNVLVTHLLVVLLFYLPLMTAFILPGIGVKLSAEAYNTLVMVATIVPPMINPIIYSFRNKEIKNGIKKIFLRKRTIPEINNRM; encoded by the coding sequence ATGAGCAATGCAACCGTCTTTGTGTCCGAGTTTGTACTGCACTGTGCAATCAATTCAGAAGATCGAAGTTTTACAGTTGTCGCCCTGGCCATCATCTATCTAGTGACCCTTTTTGGAAACCTTTTGGTCATACTGGTAATAATCCTGGATCCTCATCTCCAAACTCCAATGTTTTTTTTGATTGGGACCCTGGCTGTTATAGACTTGCTGAACAACACTAACCTCATCCCTAAAATGATGGCTCTTCTTCTGTTTGACACGTCTCCTGTGCCGTATGGTGCCTGCTTGGTTCAGATGTTCCTGGTCTTTCATCTTGAGATAGTAGAATCACTTCTCTTCACTCTTATGGCGTGTGACCGCTATATCGCTGTGATTTACCCGTTGAGATACCCTCAGCTTGTTACGGGAAGAACTGTCTGGGCAGGCATCTTACTATCCAATGTTATCTCAGGCATGGCAATGACAGTGTACATGGTATTTGTCACTGAACTTTCCTTCTGTCACACTAATGTCCTACCTTATTGCTTCTGTGACTATGCCACCATGGTTCTAGTTTCTTGCACTGAGAATCCTAAATACTTAAGTCTTCTCTCAACCACGGCCTCGACATTTGGCATTGGACCTTTAACTATAATCTTCTTTTCCTACAGCAAGATTGCCCATGCGGCCCTTAAGATTTCATCAGCTGAAGGCAAGAAGAAGGTCTTAAATGTTCTCGTCACACACCTCCTCGTGGTGTTACTGTTTTACTTGCCACTGATGACTGCTTTCATTTTACCTGGAATTGGAGTAAAACTGTCAGCCGAAGCCTACAACACTTTGGTGATGGTTGCGACTATCGTCCCCCCGATGATCAATCCCATCATATACAGCTTCAGgaacaaggaaataaaaaatggaattaaGAAAATTTTCTTGAGGAAAAGAACAATTCCGGAAATCAACAACCGTATGTGA